The Marinomonas sp. CT5 genome contains the following window.
CGATGTGCAGTACCTGATTACACGCCTATTGTGGGACCAATCCAATCAGAACAAGTCTATCAACACACCTATTCGACTCTAATGAAGAATGCTAAATGGAAGAACAATGAAATCGCAGAGCCGATAAAACAGCTTTATCTCAATATTGGGCATGGTTCGCGGGGACTGATTTCAACACCATTGAGTGGCAGTTATATTGCTAGCTTAATAATGGGTACGCCATCGCCTTTGGAGCATACGATTAGCCATAAGCTACACCCGAGCCGTTTCATCATTCGTGATCTAAAACGTAGCCAAATATCATAAAGCAAGACACTGACACTCACGACATTAAGTCATTAAAAAAACTCAATGCAGTGAGTGTTACGCCAATCATCTCTTAAGACTCAAACAAGGCACAAGCACTTGGAATAAGCTCAGCAAATCGACTAGAAGTTTGAGGTCGAAAAACATAATGATTCAGTTCTGGAAGCAAAGCTCTTAATTTATCACTCAATTGCAACAGGCTTGGATTAATTGGCTCATAAGGATATACATGATCCTGCAGACTTAGCTTATGCAATTCATCAAGCTCATCTTGTAATATGCCTTTCATCGCAAAAAAGCGATCTTTCTGATTTATATCATTAGTTTCCCAATAGGCATCGGAAAAGACACTATTTAATTCATAAAAGATATGCAGTGCATCAGCAACATTTTTTTTAGACATATTATCTCCATCTTTTTGAGCAATCTTCACATTGCCCCTTGTAATGTTTAACCCTAACCTTATAACCTATATTCTAAACGTGAATTGATATAGGTGAATACCCCTTGAGTACAAGAATGCAACAAGCTGTGACCTCTGACAATTTGTGGCCATCTATACAAGATGAAGCCAAAAAGCTTGCCCAAGACGAGCCGATTTTAGCGAGTTACTTCAATACCACTATATTACGTCACGAATCATTGTGCTCTGCTCTCAGTTTTTTACTCGCCAGCAAGCTAGACAGCATATCAATTCCCGCTATGGTTTTGCGAGAAGTCTTTGAAGAAGCCATGGCCGATAAACACTCTGGCATTGTCCGCTGCATCGAGCAAGATATTTTAGCGATAAAAGAACGGGATGCTGCTTGTGATACACATACCACTCCGCTGCTTTTTTTCAAAGGTTTCCACGCATTGCAAACCTACCGTGTGGCAAACTGGCTTTGGAAAAATAATCGCAAGAGTTTAGCCATGTATTTACAGGGACAAATGTCTATGGTTTTCAGTGTCGACATTCACCCAGCAGCGACCATAGGCTGTGGCATCATGCTGGATCACGCAACAGGTCTTGTTGTCGGTGAAACCTGCGTGATTGAAGACAACGTCTCGATTTTGCAATCCGTCACGCTAGGTGGTACCGGTAAAGAACACGGCGATCGTCATCCAAAAATTCGCTCAGGCGTATTGATTGGTGCTGGTGCAAAAATACTAGGAAATATTGAAATTGGTGAAGGTGCAAAAATAGGTGCCGGTAGCGTGGTATTAGAACCAGTTGAACACCATACCACTGTTGCTGGCGTTCCGGCAAAAGTGGTTGGTCGCAATATGGGAGAAGATCCATCTAGAGCGATGGATCATAATATCAATCATTGTGTTCGAGATTGCGACGAAGCCTAATCAAAATCAAGGTAACTAGGATCTTAAAAAAGATCGTAGTTACCTAAGTCACTTTTCGGAATCATTTTGATGGTTTCGCTCTCTGTATCAAACAAAAGCACAGCCTCCCCACTTTGCAACGCTCTTAATGCTTGTTCACGCTTTTGCGCTGAAGACAAATCGTAATCTCCATAATCTGTACCATCACGGGACACAATGTCATCTAAAATAGCTTCCAGTGTTTCGGCCGCTAATGAGTCATAGGGTATTAATGTATCCAATTAAATCGCTCCATGTTCAGTGAGCAAAGCGATAACACCCGCTTCATCAATAATAGGCACATTTAAAGACTGCGCCTTGGTAAGTTTAGAACCTGCTTTTTCTCCAGCCACCAAACAATCCGTTTTTGCAGAAACGGAACCGCTGACCTTAGCACCTAATGCTTGCAACTTGTCTTTAACCTGATCTCGACTAAATTGACTTAGTGAGCCAGTCACAACATACGTTTTACCGGACAAAGGCAATTCATCTGCAGAGACCTGCTGCTTTTTCTGCCAAACGACACCAGCCGCCAGCAAGCCTTTGATGGTCTCTCGGTTCAATTCTTGTTCAAAGAACAGACGCACATGTTGAGCAACAATAGGCCCAACATCTTCCACCTCCACCAAGGCGTCTTGATCGGCCGCCATTAAATCGTCAAGCTCAGTAAAATAGTTCGTTAAAGCTCGGGCCGTTGCTTCACCTACTTCACGAATACCCAACGCATAAATAAAACGGTTGATTTGTGTTTGCTTAGCTGACTCTATTGACTCCAAGAGCTTATCAACTGACTTTTGCCCCATTCGCTCCATAGACAATAAGATGTCTTTTTTCTCGCTCAAGGTGAAAATGTCAACGGGCGTTTTAACCAACTGTTGATCCACCAGCTGCTCAATCAATTTATCACCCAAACCATCTATGTCCATTGCTTTACGGGAAACAAAATGCTTTAGGGATTCTTTTAGCTGCGCACCGCAAACCAAGCCACCAGTACAACGAATGACAGCTTCACCTTCAACCTGCTCTAAGTCTGAGCCACAAACTGGACAAATTTCTGGAAAAACAACCTCTGTCGCGTTCTCAGGACGTTTATCAGTGACTACTTGCACTACCTTAGGAATCACGTCTCCCGCGCGATGAACAATCACAAAATCATTCACCTTCACACCCAATCGAGCAATCTCGTCTTTGTTGTGCAAAGTGGCATTCGATACCGTCACACCACCAACAAACACGGGCTCCAATCGCGCAACAGGAGTAATCGCACCGGTACGACCGACCTGAAAATCCACCCCTAAAATACGAGTCATCTCTTCCTGAGCGGGAAATTTTCTCGCAATGGCCCAACGCGGGGCACGGGCAATAAACCCTAATTGGTTTTGCAGCGCAATTTGATCCACCTTATAAACAATACCATCAATGTCATAAGACAAACTGGCGCGTTTTTCATTAAGCATTTCGTAGTAATCAATACAGCCTTGAGCGCCTTCGGTTTTTTTCATCAAATCGTTAGTACGAAATCCCCACTCACTCAACTGCAACAAACCGTCGTAATGGCTTTCTGGCTGTTCCCAACCTTCTGCATAGCCAATGGAATAAGCACACATAACAAGAGGTCGCTTGGCAGTGATTTTAGGATCAAGCTGACGCAAACTCCCTGCCGCCGCATTACGAGGATTGACAAAGGTTTTCTCGCCTTTTTCAACGGCTTGGGCATTGAGCTTTTCAAAACCGTCTTTTGGCATGTAGATTTCACCACGAACTTCCAACACCGCTGGCGGTGTTTTAGTACGCAGTTTCAAAGGGACGGAATAAATTGTTTTAATGTTCGAAGTAATGTCTTCACCAGACAAACCATCACCGCGGGTCACACCTCGCACCAAGCGGCCTTCTTCATAACGCAGACTAATGGCTAGGCCATCCAGTTTCGGTTCGCAACAGTAAGTCACAGGATCAGCATTTATTAACTTACGAATACGTTGATCAAAGTCTGCCAAAGACTCATTATCAAAAGCATTATCCAAAGACAGCATGGGAACAGTATGGGCCACATTGGCAAAACCACTGTCTGGTTTTTCACCAACCCGCTGAGTAGGCGAATCAGGTTGAATCCAATCAGGATGCTCTGCTTCTATAGATTGAAGCTGACGATAATCTCGATCGTACACAGCATCAGGAACGATTGGCTCGTCTTTGACATGATAGGCATAGCTGTAATCGTTAAGCTGCTGAATCAGATCCAGCATTTGCTGATGCGTCATGTTTGTCTCTTGGCTCATAGATAAATAAACTCGAATTGGGTCTTATGGCAGGTCTAAAGCAACCAAGGCCCCTTAGGGCCTTGATACATATTACTGTTTATTGCGCATTAATCGGCGACGCTCAAAATCACGTATTCGCTGACGACAGTGAGCAATCGTTTGATCACTCATCGGCGAGCGTCGTTCATCACGCAACTCTCCACCTAAATTACGTACTAAAGTCTGTGCGGTTTCAAGCATAAAATCAAAGGCTTTCATGCTATTTTTAGGGCCAGGAAGCCCCATAAAAAAGCTCACACCAGGACATTCACTTTCGCCCATGGTTTCCAGATCAAATGTCCCAGGTTCAATAGCATTTGCCATACTGAATTGCACTCGACCACGATCAAAACCATCTTCATGACGATGGAAGATATCCATTTCGCCATAGCGCATACCGCAATTCAATATAAGTTGCAGCAATTCCATACCGGAGAAATTTTTATCTTCAGGAGCAAAAATATTGATCACAATAACTTCTTCAATTTCAGCAATACTATTGTCATCAATGTTGTCTTCTTCAATCTCTTCAACTATTCCGTTGGGAGATAATTGATCAATATCGACCTCAGAATAACTACGTTCGTAGTCATTATCGATCTCATGGTCTTCTCGACTATGAGACGTCTCCATAGAAAAATCCAAATCCAGCTCATCTTGTTCGTAAAAGCCATCATCTGAATAATTTTGCTCCGATATAGCCGAATCTCCAAAATCACGCTCAGGAACCAAAGAAGCCAATTCATCAAGATGAAGATCTGTTCCACGATCCAGCTCTGGCCCAGAATCTACTTTATGAGGTACTTCCGCTAAAGGCGACTTAGCCGTTTTACGAGCATTTTCAAAAGCACTCACAATAGGATCTTGTGACAATTCATTTCTTTGCTTTAAAGCAGCATTGTCATATCGATCGGGAGCATTATGACGCACCAGAGCATCATCCGACTCATCTAAATCAGTAAAGTCACTATCTGCTTGGGCAAAGTCCTGCCCTTTTTTATACCGACGAAATCCATCTATGAGGATAACGACAATAATGACGACCCCAATCAAGATTAGCCACTCACGCAAGCTAAATTCCATTACTTATTCCGAATTGCATTAATTAATGTTGCCCGTATTATCAAACGAAGCGGCCTAGGATTCAATTACAAGGCCACATTGATTACGAAAATCTCTTTATGATTTGTAAGTAAATCACGCTTTGTACCGATAATTCGACCTTTTGTCAGGTCATTGTCATTCACATTGGCCAGTTTAACGATTAAATCTACTTTATTCACATCCGCTAAGGTTAACGTTGGCATTAAAGCATCAAGGTTAGTTAACAAAATAGGTTGCCCCAAATCTTCAGGAAATACTCGCTGTATGGCAATCGGCATTTTTTGTCCCTTTACTACAGCATAGACTAATAAGACATCATCTTGCTGAAAGGCATGCTTGCTATTATCCCATTCGACTTTAACCGCGATCTGATCCGTAATAATCGGTGGCACTTGTTGATAATCAATACGACCTAACTGCCTTGCTCTGCCGATCGCAGAAAGCAACGCTAAGCGTTCAGGCGATCTTACGCTGTATCGAATCGCTTCTTGCCATGCTAATAACGCGCCTAAATAATTCTGCTGGGCAAACTCGGCCACGCCTTTTAAATCCAGGGCGGTGGCTTGGGTCGGTGCTACTTTGAGAATCGCTTCGACCACTTTTAGCATTTTATCTGAGCTTTTCCCGCCATTGGCATAAAAAATGGCTTGAGCATATTCAACTAACAAATTCACACGGTTTTCTGCATTACGTGGGAGTTTTTCTAAGGCTTTTTCAAAAGCATCAACCGCTTCTTGATACTTTTCGGCATTCACAAAATCCGTTGCTAAATAATACCAATCCTCCACCCTGCCATAACGTTCACTGCGATAATGTAAAAAGTCACTGACTTTCTGAGGCGTTAATGACTGTGTTTGCAAATCTTGTGTAAAAGCCACTTCTTTTGCAAAACCAATCTGTTGATAAAGACTGAAACTGCCTAAAACAGCCACTACCGTGACGCCAAGTAGAACCCAGCGAGCGAAGACAACATCATTATTAAATGCCTTACGCTTGCGTTTATCGATAGAAGACGTTTCAACATCCACATCAAGCAGCAACTGTCTAGACTCACTAGAGGTCAATCGCCCAGCCTCTTCTTCCTGCGCGATCTCGGTTTGACGCACTAATGCAAAAGACTCGGTATTTTGATCGCCCTCTCGTAAAGAAGACTCACCAAACCGCTGAACCATAAAGCCAAATAGAAACACAATACTCAAAATGATCAGGGTAACCATCACTAAATAGGCGACCATCATACGCTTTGACCTCGTCGTTTACGGTTCGTCCTTACCACGGCAATAAAAGTCAACAAACCTATTCCAAGCAAAATAAATGGCCCGTACCAAAGTAAAAATGTGGCGGTTGAATGTTGCGGACGATACAAGACAAACGAGCCATATCGCGCCACCATATAATCAACAATCTCTTGATCCGTTTTACCTTGTTCTATCATCTGATGGACAAGCTCACGAAGATCTACCGCGATCCCTGAGCCAGAATCGGCTAAGCTTTGGTTCTGGCATTTCGGACAACGCAACTCTTCGACCAAACTTTGATAACGTGTTTTGTTTAACTCGGAACTGAATTGCATTTGTTCTTGCGCAAAAACAGACAAAGAAAAAAGCACCACCACAGATAAGAAAATACCTTTCATTGCCATCATTTCATGTAGCCTTTTATCTCAGGCCAGTTTTCGGCATTTATCACACCTTGGTGTCGATAGACCACCACGCCAGAGCCATTAACAACAAAGGTTTCTGGTGCGCCAGTGACGCCCATATCCACACCAAAATTACCTATCTCATCCATCAAAATAATGTGATAAGGATTCCCCTTCTGCTCTAACCATTGCTCCGCGGGTGTTTTCTCATCTTTATAATCAATACCGACAATAGGCACGCCAGCATTAGATAATTCCATTAAAAAAGGATGTTCAACATGGCAAGCTGGACACCAAGTTCCCCAGAAATTAATCAAGTAAGGCGTATTGGGTAAATCCTTACTGGTGTAAACCTGATTGTCTTGCAATGACACCAAGGTAAAATCGGGTACTTGCTTGCCAACCAAGGCGGAAGGCATATATTCAGCATCTTTGCCGAGCTGTAAATAAAACACCACACCAAGCACCAGAAACACCGACAACGGCAAAAAAAACAGCAACTTGCGCATAATTACACTCCCGCTCTTTTGCGATAACGTTTATCAAGCGCAGCCAATAAACCACCAGCCATCATCATCAATCCACCCAGCCAAATCCAGCGCACAAAAGACTTAACGTACACACGTACTCCCCAAGCAGAATCATCAAGCCTTTCTCCTAGGGAAACATACAAATCACGAGTAAATCCCGCATCCAAAGCCGCTTCAGTCATGACTTGTTGACGAGTTGAAAAAAAACGTTTTTCTGGGTGAAGCACCGCAACCGCCTTTCCAGCCTTGTACGCCGTAAACTGCCCCTTGCTAGCAATGTAATTGGGGCCTTTGACTTGTTCCATCTGATCAAACTGAAATTCGTAGCCGGCCACTGTGGCTTTATCACCTGGTGACAGTCGCAGCATAGACTCTTCACTGTTTACGCTAACCAACACAATACCAACTAAGGTAACCACCATGCCTAAATGCGCTAACAGCATCCCATAATAGTTTCGGGGTAACTGTCGCGCCCGAGGTATGATGCCTTTTGTTCCTGCAGAAACCTTGCTAAACCAATCATAGAAAGATAAAAACACCACCCAAAAAGCCACCAGCAAACTTAGCCAAGCAGCGAAACCAAACGCGAAGCAATAAACAATCAAAGCAGCAAGCAAAGCCGCCAAAACAGCAGAAATTGAACACACTCTAAAAAACACACGAAATGGCGTTTTATGCCACTTAGACAAAGGGCCAATCGCCATAAAGACCATGAGTAAAAGTGCTATTGGCGTAAAAACACTATTAAAATACGGAGCCCCAACAGAAATTTTCCCAAGACCAAAGACATCAAATATCAAAGGGTACAAAGTGCCTAATAAGACAGTTAACGTTAATACCGTCAAAAGAATATTATTCAGCAACAACCATGCTTCTCGACCCGTTGCGCCAAAAGACACGCTGGATCGAACTTCTACAGCGCGAATGGCATACAACAGCAAACTGCCACCAACCAGTAACAGCAACAAAGCGAGAATAAAAATCCCTCTCGTGGGATCGGCTGCAAACGAATGCACAGACGTAAGCACACCAGAACGAACTAAAAAGGCCCCAAGCAAAGATAGGCTAAAAGTAAAAATAGCCAACAAAACAGTCCAGCTCTTAAATACACCGCGTTTTTCAGTAACCGCCAGAGAGTGCAATAACGCCGTTCCAGCTAACCAAGGCATAAAAGAGGCATTCTCCACTGGGTCCCAAAACCACCAGCCGCCCCAACCTAACTCGTAGTACGCCCACCAACTGCCTAATGTAATGCCCAGTGTCAGGAATGCCCATGAAGCGGCCGTCCAAGGCCTTGCCCAGCGAGCCCAAGATGCATTTAAGTTGCCGGTAATCAAAGCCGCAACCGCAAAAGCAAACGCCACAGAAAAGCCAACATAGCCCATATACAACACAGGTGGGTGAACAATCAGACCAAAGTCCTGCAAAAGTGGGTTTAGATCACCGCCATCCGCTGGTACATCCGGCAATAATCGAGCGAAAGGAGATGACGTAAAAAGTAGAAATGATAAAAAGCCAACACAGACTAGGCCTAAAACGGCCAAAACAATGGGTCCAACGTCTTCAGGCAAGGTTCTAATTTTTAATGCAACAGCAGAACACCATCCAGCTAAAATCAGTACCCACAATAATAATGAGCCCTCATGGCCGCCCCACAAAGCGCTAAATTTATACCAAACAGGTAGCTGACTATTTGAGTTCTGAGCAACATACAAGACAGAAAAATCATCGGTTAAAAACGACAGACTTAATGTAACAAAGCTAACCAAAACTAAAGCAGACATGATAAACGTCAGTGGTTGCGCCGCCCTCAACAAGACTCGATTGCCTTTCCAATATCCAATCAAAGGCACAGCAGCCAGTGATAAGGCAAAAAATAACGACAGTATCAGTGAAAACTGACCAATTTCAGGAAACATAAACAACCTAGATTAATAAGTAAGTGTCGCGGACTCTGCGCTCACACTGTTCGAACTTTGAGTATTTTTCAATGCTTCAGTGATTTCCAGTGGCATGTATTTCTCATCGTGTTTCGCCAAAACTTCCGTCGCTACAAAAACGCCCTCTTCATTTAGCCTTCCCAGTGCCACAATACCCTGACCCTCTCGAAATAAATCCGGCAGTATGCCGCGGTATTCTATGGTTACCTTATGCTGGAAATCGGTCACATCGAAGGCAACAGCCAAAGTATCAGGGTTGCGCTTTACGCTCCCTTTCACCACCATGCCACCAGCACGAATGTTCGCGTTTTGTGGAGCCTCTCCCATAGCAATTTGGGACGGAGAGAAAAACAAATTAATATTTTGCTGCAAGGCATACATTACCAAGCCCACTGCGGCACCGAGTAGCAATACAATGGCAGTGATCGTGAGTAAGCGTCTCTTTCTTATAGGATGCATTAGCGGTTTTGTTCTCTTAAAAAGCGTTTTCTTAATTTGTTTATTGTTCTTCTTCGAGCGGACAAAGTATTCCAAACTAACCAAGTTAATGCCAATACACTAACGCCATAAGCAGACCATACATAAATACCGTGTTTTCCCATCAGCAAAAAAGCGGACAAACTATCAAAGGCCATGTTTCATTACCTCTTGTTTCACCCAACTTGCCCTGTGCTCACTACTTAATATCTCAGACTGCATTCTCCAAAGAACCACCGCCGCTACAAAACAGTACAAGCCAATGACGGCGAAAAGCAATGGCAACCACATTTCAACAGGCATCTCCGGCTTTTTGGTAATCGAAAATGTTGGCCCTTGATGTAGGGTTTCTAGTAGTACCACTGAATACTTAATAATGGGGAGATTAATTACCCCCAAAACACTGACTATCGCTGCGGCCTTATTCGCTAACACTTGATCGTCCAAGGCATTTTGCAAAGCAATTATCCCCATGTAGAGAAAGAACAACACCAACACAGACGTCAACCTAGCATCCCATACCCACCAAGTCCCCCATGTAGGTTTGCCCCAAATTGCGCCAGAGACCAAAGCCATTAACGCCATAACAGCACCAACAGGCGCCATTGCTTTTATAAAGATGGGGGCCATTTTCATTTGCCAAACAAGAAAAACAAAACCAGCCACTCCCAAAGCGAGATAACAAGTTTGCGCCAACATGGCGACAGGAACATGTATATAAATAATGCGAAAGCTATTGCCTTGCTGGTAATCGGCAGGCGCAAAAGCAAGCCCCCATACAAGTCCGATAACAAGACACACACAACCAAAACAGAACAAAGGCAAAGCCCACGATTTAGACCAAGCAAAAAACCATTTTGGCGATCCTAATTTATGAAACCATGTCCAGTTCATCTAACTTACACTCGCTTTCACTGCTATAGACGTCATAAAAGGTGATATCACCAAGGATAACAAAGACATCGCCAGTAACATTGCCAACAGTCCTGAATAAGGTAAACCCGATTGAGCAGCACTCACCGCCAAGGTCGAAAAAATTACTACAGGCAAATAAAGAGGTAATATTAATAACATCACTAACACCGCCCCCTGTTTTACAGAAATCGTCAACGCAGCGCCAATCACACCTATAAAAAACAAGCCCGGTGTCCCCAGCACAAACGTCATCATCAACACCCAAAATACCGAATCAGGGAGATACAGCATCTCACTCAACAAAGGCATAAGAATAAGCAAAGGCAACACCACAGCCAGCCAATGTAGGATGACCTTTAATATCATTAATAACGGCAAAGAAAGGCCGCTGACCACTAGCTGCTCCAAAGAACCGTCTTGATAATCCTCTTTGAATATACTCCCGATAGCCAACAATATGGCTAAAAGTGCCGCGCACCAAATGATGCCAGCCGCCGCAGGAGACAAAAATTCAGGTGAAGCATTAACTCCTAGTGGAAACAAAACAACCACTATTATGAAAAACAAGAGCGTATTCAAAATACTCTGCTTGCGGCGCCACAAGCCCAAGCTTTCCGCCATTAAGAAAGAGCCATATGTCATGATGTCAACGCCACATCACGAGAAGCAATAGACAATAAATCCTGATGTGTCGTTAACACGACGATCCCACCTGACAAAGTATGTGTATTAATACGCTCCTCTAATAGACCTACCCCTCTGGCATCCAAAGAAGCAAAGGGTTCGTCTAGTAACCAAAGGGGTTTATTCGTCAGCCATAGACGTGCCAAAGCCACACGACGTATTTGACCAGCAGACAACTTTTTCACCAGCTCGTCCATGTGATCAATAAGCTCCAGCTTTTCCAATACACCATGCAATGTTTTTAAAGGAGCATCTGGACAATACCAACGCAGGTTTTCCACTACAGTAAGAAGACGCTTCACACCAGTAGAGTGGCCAAGATAAATAGCATCACGTTGCAAAGGGCTTCTATTAAAGGTTACATCCTCACCCGAGTAGGATATTTTTCCTTCTAGAGGAGACAGTGTTCCCATTACCACTTTTAATACAGAGCTCTTTCCTGCTCCATTCTCTCCAAGTATTCGTACAACTTCACCGGACGTAACCTGAAAGGACAGATCTCTACATAGGTCTTTTTCACCGCGTTCAATCCATAGGTCTGAAATTGTCAAAGAAACAGAAGGTTGCAAAAGATTTATCCA
Protein-coding sequences here:
- the ccmB gene encoding heme exporter protein CcmB — encoded protein: MTYGSFLMAESLGLWRRKQSILNTLLFFIIVVVLFPLGVNASPEFLSPAAAGIIWCAALLAILLAIGSIFKEDYQDGSLEQLVVSGLSLPLLMILKVILHWLAVVLPLLILMPLLSEMLYLPDSVFWVLMMTFVLGTPGLFFIGVIGAALTISVKQGAVLVMLLILPLYLPVVIFSTLAVSAAQSGLPYSGLLAMLLAMSLLSLVISPFMTSIAVKASVS
- the ccmA gene encoding cytochrome c biogenesis heme-transporting ATPase CcmA, whose amino-acid sequence is MQPSVSLTISDLWIERGEKDLCRDLSFQVTSGEVVRILGENGAGKSSVLKVVMGTLSPLEGKISYSGEDVTFNRSPLQRDAIYLGHSTGVKRLLTVVENLRWYCPDAPLKTLHGVLEKLELIDHMDELVKKLSAGQIRRVALARLWLTNKPLWLLDEPFASLDARGVGLLEERINTHTLSGGIVVLTTHQDLLSIASRDVALTS